A genomic region of Pelodiscus sinensis isolate JC-2024 chromosome 1, ASM4963464v1, whole genome shotgun sequence contains the following coding sequences:
- the FAM118A gene encoding protein FAM118A isoform X1: MESEERTTIRSEQKSRKILKSLIRKQPGDLLLVIGTGISAAVAPGIPALCSWRSCIEAVIEAAEQLEVLHPGDVAEFRKKVIRDRDLLVVAHDLIRKMSPRTGDTKPNFFQDCLMEVFDNLEQHIQNPVVLQSILRLMERGTMVLTTNYDNLLEIFGQQQGKPMESLDLKAKDKVLQWARGHIKYGVLHIHGLYTDPCGMVLDLSGFKDVTQDPEVMEILQNLYRTKSFLFVGCGETLRDQIFQALFLYTVKNKVDLEHYMLVLKENEDHFFKLQADMLLHGIKVVSYGNCFEYFPEYIQDLTAQICKQRSPDADLVDSTTLLGTSCVDCEKRKLEETDMGLPKKGKQSDNVDTCAGDLGIVEKFETQVKNICAGPLEGEAENWAVVTPEFQ; the protein is encoded by the exons gAAGATTTTAAAAAGTCTAATAAGGAAGCAACCTGGGGACCTTCTTTTGGTAATTGGAACCGGAATAAGTGCTGCTGTAGCACCAGGAATACCAGCACTGTGCTCATGGAGGAGCTGTATTGAAGCTGTCATTGAAGCAGCTGAACAGCTGGAGGTGCTTCATCCAGGAGATGTTGCTGAATTCCGCAAAAAAGTGATCAGAGACCGAGATTTGCTTGTAGTTGCACATGATCTTATAAGAAAGATGTCACCA cgaACAGGTGATACCAAGCCCAACTTTTTCCAGGATTGCTTAATGGAGGTGTTTGATAACTTGGAACAACACATTCAGAATCCTGTTGTTCTGCAGTCAATCCTTAGGCTAATGGAGAGAGGCACTATGGTCCTTACAACAAACTATGACAATTTACTAGAGATTTTTGGTCAACAACAGGGTAAACCCATGGAGTCTTTAGACTTGAAAGCTAAGGATAAG GTTCTTCAGTGGGCAAGAGGTCATATAAAGTACGGAGTTCTTCATATTCATGGCTTGTATACAGATCCCTGTGGAATGGTGTTGGATCTTTCAGGATTTAAAGATGTTACTCAAGACCCTGAAGTAATG GAGATTCTTCAGAACTTGTACCGGACCAAATCCTTCTTGTTTGTGGGCTGTGGAGAGACACTTCGTGATCAGATATTCCAGGCTCTCTTTCTATATACTGTAAAGAATAAAGTAGATTTAGAACATTATATGTTGGTGCTTAAAGAAAATGAAGACCATTTTTTTAAACTCCAGGCAGATATGCTTCTGCATGGAATAAAAGTAGTATCCTATGGCAATTGCTTTGAATATTTTCCAGAGTACATCCAAGATCTAACTGCTCAAATCTGTAAGCAGAGGAGTCCag ATGCTGACCTAGTGGATAGCACAACACTGTTAG GGACTTCATGTGTGGACTGTGAAAAGAGGAAGTTAGAAGAAACTGACATGGGACTTCCTAAGAAAGGCAAACAATCAGATAATG TAGATACCTGTGCTGGTGACCTGGGCATTGTGGAGAAGTTTGAAACCCAAGTGAAGAACATCTGTGCAGGACCTCTGGAAGGGGAAGCGGAAAACTGGGCTGTTGTTACTCCAGAGTTTCAGTAA
- the FAM118A gene encoding protein FAM118A isoform X2: protein MESEERTTIRSEQKSRKILKSLIRKQPGDLLLVIGTGISAAVAPGIPALCSWRSCIEAVIEAAEQLEVLHPGDVAEFRKKVIRDRDLLVVAHDLIRKMSPRTGDTKPNFFQDCLMEVFDNLEQHIQNPVVLQSILRLMERGTMVLTTNYDNLLEIFGQQQGKPMESLDLKAKDKVLQWARGHIKYGVLHIHGLYTDPCGMVLDLSGFKDVTQDPEVMEILQNLYRTKSFLFVGCGETLRDQIFQALFLYTVKNKVDLEHYMLVLKENEDHFFKLQADMLLHGIKVVSYGNCFEYFPEYIQDLTAQICKQRSPDADLVDSTTLLGTSCVDCEKRKLEETDMGLPKKGKQSDNDTCAGDLGIVEKFETQVKNICAGPLEGEAENWAVVTPEFQ from the exons gAAGATTTTAAAAAGTCTAATAAGGAAGCAACCTGGGGACCTTCTTTTGGTAATTGGAACCGGAATAAGTGCTGCTGTAGCACCAGGAATACCAGCACTGTGCTCATGGAGGAGCTGTATTGAAGCTGTCATTGAAGCAGCTGAACAGCTGGAGGTGCTTCATCCAGGAGATGTTGCTGAATTCCGCAAAAAAGTGATCAGAGACCGAGATTTGCTTGTAGTTGCACATGATCTTATAAGAAAGATGTCACCA cgaACAGGTGATACCAAGCCCAACTTTTTCCAGGATTGCTTAATGGAGGTGTTTGATAACTTGGAACAACACATTCAGAATCCTGTTGTTCTGCAGTCAATCCTTAGGCTAATGGAGAGAGGCACTATGGTCCTTACAACAAACTATGACAATTTACTAGAGATTTTTGGTCAACAACAGGGTAAACCCATGGAGTCTTTAGACTTGAAAGCTAAGGATAAG GTTCTTCAGTGGGCAAGAGGTCATATAAAGTACGGAGTTCTTCATATTCATGGCTTGTATACAGATCCCTGTGGAATGGTGTTGGATCTTTCAGGATTTAAAGATGTTACTCAAGACCCTGAAGTAATG GAGATTCTTCAGAACTTGTACCGGACCAAATCCTTCTTGTTTGTGGGCTGTGGAGAGACACTTCGTGATCAGATATTCCAGGCTCTCTTTCTATATACTGTAAAGAATAAAGTAGATTTAGAACATTATATGTTGGTGCTTAAAGAAAATGAAGACCATTTTTTTAAACTCCAGGCAGATATGCTTCTGCATGGAATAAAAGTAGTATCCTATGGCAATTGCTTTGAATATTTTCCAGAGTACATCCAAGATCTAACTGCTCAAATCTGTAAGCAGAGGAGTCCag ATGCTGACCTAGTGGATAGCACAACACTGTTAG GGACTTCATGTGTGGACTGTGAAAAGAGGAAGTTAGAAGAAACTGACATGGGACTTCCTAAGAAAGGCAAACAATCAGATAATG ATACCTGTGCTGGTGACCTGGGCATTGTGGAGAAGTTTGAAACCCAAGTGAAGAACATCTGTGCAGGACCTCTGGAAGGGGAAGCGGAAAACTGGGCTGTTGTTACTCCAGAGTTTCAGTAA